In one Solanum lycopersicum chromosome 11, SLM_r2.1 genomic region, the following are encoded:
- the LOC101247100 gene encoding E3 ubiquitin-protein ligase PUB23: MEELDIPQYFLCPISLQIMKDPVTTVTGITYDRESIEMWLYTAEEEVVTATCPVTKQYLPKDVELLTPNHMIRRLIQAWCIVNAEKGVDRIPTPKYPMDKSNILRLIRQVNNSNSNSNNDQQVCVNALRKMDDLVIENEKNIKCMEEVGAIKAIIGFILKSYKIGKLLIPGLEEALRIFHSIWNPSHEDHKNHVKDNHDLVKAILWILKNETKNICPGNVVTARAMLVLKDVIEVSTSNLLSGLDSEFFQETVHALRKNNHQATRAALQVLIAVSTWGRNKLKIIESGAIFELIELELTNPEKRVSELGFCLLANLCVLADGRAKFLEHAAGIALVTKRTLRISASIDDNAIQIFGLICKFSATKEVLLEMLRVGGVSKICMVMQANCEIHLKKKAREILRSHSHIWCNSPCIQILSFDKTIE, encoded by the coding sequence atGGAAGAGCTAGATATAccacaatattttttatgtcctATATCATTACAAATTATGAAAGATCCGGTAACGACGGTCACGGGGATCACGTACGATCGTGAAAGTATCGAAATGTGGTTGTACACGGCGGAGGAAGAGGTGGTGACCGCCACGTGCCCGGTGACAAAGCAATATTTGCCTAAAGACGTCGAGTTGTTGACTCCAAATCATATGATCCGACGATTAATTCAAGCATGGTGCATAGTCAACGCGGAAAAAGGTGTTGACCGGATTCCAACGCCAAAATATCCGATGGATAAATCGAATATACTTCGATTAATTCGCCAggtaaataatagtaatagtaatagtaataatgatcAACAAGTTTGTGTTAATGCTTTAAGGAAAATGGATGATTTAGTTattgaaaatgagaaaaatataaagTGCATGGAGGAAGTTGGTGCAATTAAGGCTATTATTGGTTTTATTCTAAAAAGTTACAAAATTGGGAAATTATTAATTCCTGGCCTTGAAGAAGCTTTAAGGATTTTTCATTCAATTTGGAATCCCTCACATGAAGATCACAAGAATCATGTGAAGGATAATCATGATTTAGTCAAAGCTATTTTATGGATTTTAAAAAACGAAACGAAAAACATCTGTCCCGGTAACGTCGTCACAGCACGTGCAATGTTGGTCTTGAAGGACGTGATAGAGGTCTCAACTTCAAATCTTCTATCAGGACTGGACTCAGAATTCTTCCAGGAGACGGTGCACGCATTACGAAAAAACAACCATCAAGCAACCAGAGCGGCCCTACAAGTGCTGATAGCCGTAAGTACGTGGGGACGCAACAAGCTTAAGATCATCGAATCAGGAGCTATATTCGAGCTCATAGAGCTCGAATTAACCAACCCTGAGAAAAGGGTTAGTGAATTAGGGTTTTGTCTATTGGCTAATTTGTGTGTTTTGGCTGATGGAAGGGCAAAATTTTTGGAACATGCAGCTGGAATTGCATTGGTAACAAAGAGGACATTGAGAATTAGTGCAAGTATAGATGATAATGCAATACAAATATTTGGTTTAATTTGTAAATTTTCAGCCACAAAAGAAGTTTTATTGGAGATGTTGAGAGTTGGGGGGGTGTCAAAAATTTGTATGGTAATGCAAGCAAATTGTGAAATTCATTTGAAGAAAAAAGCAAGAGAGATATTAAGATCACATTCACATATTTGGTGTAATTCACCATGTATacaaattttatcttttgaCAAAACAATAGAATAG
- the LOC101247398 gene encoding BEL1-like homeodomain protein 1, with amino-acid sequence MYYQGGSEIQADGLQTLYLMNPNFIGYNDTHHHHHHQQQSTNMFLLNSVASGNFPHVSLPLQAHAQGHLVGVPLPGDFQDSNRPSIQEISASHHGLLSRLWTSGDQSTPRGGGGGGEGNGSKSHIPSSTVVSPNSGSVGGTTTDFASQLGFQRPGLVSPTQAHHQGLSLSLSPQQQMNFGSSLPLDHREISTTNHQVGILSSSPGVNTSNIDHTRGSGALSSFSISNGMILGSKYLKVAQDLLDEVVSVGKNIKLSEVGGAKEKHKLENELISLASDDIESNTQKNSGVELTTAQRQELQMKKAKLVSMLDEVDQRYRQYHHQMQMIATSFEQTTGIGSSKSYTQLALHTISKQFRCLKDAISGQIKDTNKTLGEEENIGGKIEGSKLKFVDHHLRQQRALQQLGMMQTNAWRPQRGLPERAVSVLRAWLFEHFLHPYPKDSDKIMLAKQTGLTRSQVSNWFINARVRLWKPMVEEMYMEEVKKNNQEQNGLDQKIIEPNNNEIVGSKSSAPQEKLPISSNIIHDATSNDISTSTISTSPTGGGGSMPAQTVGGFSLIRSLNMDNIDDQRNNKKARNEMQSSTIISMEREIMNKVKSEKFNNTQTRECYTLMTPSYTMDDDQQFGTRFNNQNHEQLATTFHQGSNGHVSLTLGLPPNSENQHNYIGLESHYNQPTHHPNISYENIDFQSGKRYATQLLQDYVS; translated from the exons ATGTACTATCAAGGAGGCTCAGAAATCCAAGCTGATGGTCTACAAACACTTTATTTGATGAACCCTAATTTTATAGGCTATAATGACAcacatcatcaccatcatcatcaacaacaatcGACCAATATGTTCCTCTTGAATTCCGTGGCGTCGGGGAATTTCCCCCACGTGTCCCTCCCTTTGCAAGCACATGCACAGGGGCACTTGGTTGGAGTGCCCCTGCCAGGTGATTTTCAGGATTCTAACCGTCCTTCCATCCAGGAAATTTCGGCATCTCATCATGGCCTTTTATCGCGTTTGTGGACTTCTGGTGACCAAAGTACCCCTCGAGGTggtggaggaggaggagaaggaaaTGGAAGCAAATCACATATACCGTCATCCACTGTGGTTTCTCCCAACTCAGGTAGTGTTGGAGGCACCACCACGGACTTTGCTTCCCAATTAGGGTTTCAAAGACCGGGGTTGGTGTCACCAACACAAGCGCACCATCAAGGTCTTTCTCTAAGCCTTTCTCCACAACAACAAATGAATTTCGGGTCTAGTCTTCCACTAGACCATCGCGAAATTTCAACAACCAATCATCAGGTTGGAATACTATCATCATCACCAGGAGTAAATACCAGTAATATCGATCATACTCGAGGATCAGGGGCATTATCGTCTTTTTCGATTTCTAATGGGATGATATTGGGTTCTAAGTACCTAAAAGTTGCACAAGATCTTCTTGATGAAGTTGTTAGTGTTGGAAAAAACATCAAATTATCAGAGGTTGGTGGTGCAAAGGAGAAACACAAATTGGAGAATGAATTAATATCTTTGGCTAGTGATGATATTGAAAGTAACACCCAAAAAAATAGTGGTGTTGAACTTACAACAGCTCAAAGACAAGAACTTCAAATGAAGAAAGCAAAGCTTGTTAGCATGCTTGATGAG gtgGATCAAAGGTATAGACAATACCATCACCAAATGCAAATGATTGCAACATCATTTGAGCAAACAACAGGAATTGGATCATCAAAATCATACACACAACTTGCTTTGCACACAATTTCAAAGCAATTTAGATGTTTAAAAGATGCAATTTCTGGGCAAATAAAGGACACAAATAAAACTTTAGGGGAAGAAGAGAACATTGGTGGCAAAATTGAAGGATCAAAGTTGAAATTTGTGGATCATCATTTACGCCAACAACGTGCACTACAACAATTAGGGATGATGCAAACCAATGCATGGAGGCCACAAAGAGGTTTGCCCGAAAGAGCGGTTTCGGTTCTCCGCGCTTGGCTTTTCGAGCATTTTCTTCATCC GTATCCTAAAGATTCAGATAAAATCATGCTTGCTAAGCAAACAGGGCTAACAAGGAGCCAG GTATCAAATTGGTTCATAAATGCTAGAGTTAGACTATGGAAGCCAATGGTAGAAGAAATGTACATGGAAGAAGTGAAGAAAAACAATCAAGAACAAAATGGTTTAgatcaaaaaattattgaacCTAATAACAATGAAATTGTTGGGTCAAAATCAAGTGCTCCACAAGAAAAATTACCAATTAGTAGCAATATTATTCATGATGCTACTTCAAATGATATTTCTACTTCCACCATTTCAACATCTCCCACAGGTGGTGGCGGTTCGATGCCGGCTCAGACGGTTGGAG gTTTCTCCTTGATTAGGTCATTAAACATGGACAACATTGATGACCAAAGGAACAACAAGAAGGCAAGAAATGAGATGCAAAGTAGTACTATTATCTCAATGGAAAGAGAAATCATGAATAAAGTGAAAAGTGAAAAGTTCAACAACACACAAACAAGAGAATGTTACACTCTAATGACTCCAAGTTACACAATGGATGATGATCAACAATTTGGAACAAGGTTCAACAATCAAAATCATGAACAATTAGCAACAACTTTTCATCAAGGAAGTAATGGTCATGTTTCTCTTACTTTAGGGCTTCCACCAAATTCTGAAAACCAACACAATTACATTGGATTGGAAAGTCATTACAATCAACCTACACATCATCCAAATATTAGCTATGAAAACATTGATTTTCAGAGTGGGAAGCGTTACGCGACTCAACTATTACAAGATTATGTTTCTTga